From one Lycium ferocissimum isolate CSIRO_LF1 chromosome 5, AGI_CSIRO_Lferr_CH_V1, whole genome shotgun sequence genomic stretch:
- the LOC132057830 gene encoding uncharacterized protein LOC132057830, which yields MNHDGVNCLGKIWYFIVDNMKMEVISDTIQQVSLKLMLLDQNKSMVITFIYAKSDEVERLQLWEDIYHVAASINLSWLVGGDFNVVLHEEEKIRGNPVQLQDYEDLAFCVNSCELSETGFKGSHFTWWNGRGGADLKYLTEFSSIINFSNGNPLILFKQKLKQLKRILSAWSKEVYGDIFKTLIIRVEIVRIKEELFETDPSPLNKMVLQQA from the exons ATGAATCATGATGGTGTTAATTGCTTAGGAAAAATCTGGTATTTTATTGTTGATAATATGAAAATGGAGGTGATTTCTGATACTATTCAACAAGTTTCTTTGAAGTTGATGCTACTTGATCAAAATAAATCCATGGTTATCACATTTATTTATGCAAAATCTGATGAAGTGGAGAGGCTACAACTGTGGGAAGACATTTATCATGTGGCCGCTTCTATTAATCTTTCATGGTTAGTTGGAGGAGATTTCAATGTTGTCTTGCATGAAGAGGAGAAGATAAGAGGTAATCCTGTCCAACTTCAAGATTATGAAGATTTGGCCTTTTGTGTCAATTCTTGTGAGTTGTCAGAAACGGGTTTCAAAGGGAGTCAttttacttggtggaatgggagaGGAGGTGCGGATTTGAAATACTTGACAGAATTTTCATCAATTATCAATTTTAGCAATG GAAATCCTTTAATATTGTTTAAGCAGAAATTGAAACAATTAAAAAGGATTCTATCTGCATGGAGTAAAGAGGTTTATGGTGATATTTTTAAGACGTTGATCATTAGAGTGGAAATTGTCAGGATTAAGGAAGAACTTTTTGAGACAGATCCATCTCCTTTGAACAAAATGGTCCTCCAACAGGCTTAA